The Strix aluco isolate bStrAlu1 chromosome 23, bStrAlu1.hap1, whole genome shotgun sequence DNA window ACGAGCTTGAGCTTGTTGAGCTTGAGTTTAGCGTTTGAGTTTGCTGAGCTTGAGTTTAGCCTTGGACTGTTGAGCTTGAATTTAGCGCTTGAGCTTGTTGAGCTTGAATTTAGCGCTTGAGCTTGTTGAGCTTGAGCTTGTTGAGCTTGAGTTTAGTGTTTGAGTTTGACGAGTTTGAATTTAGCGTTTGAGTTTGTTGAGCTTGAGTTTGTGAGCTTGAATTTAGCCTTGGACTGTTGAGCTTGAATTTAGCGTTTGAGCTTGTTGAGCTTGAGTTTAGCGTTTGAGCTTGCTGAGCTTGAGTTTAGCCTTGGACTGTTGAGCTTGAATTTAGCGCTTGAGCTTGTTGAGCTTGAATTTAGCGCTTGAGCTTGTTGAGCTTGAGCTTGTTGAGCTTGAGTTTAGTGTTTGAGTTTGACGAGTTTGAATTTAGCGTTTGAGTTTGTTGAGCTTGAGTTTGTGAGCTTGAATTTAGCCTTGGACTGTTGAGCTTGAATTTAGCGTTTGAGCTTGTTGAGCTTGAGTTTAGCGTTTGAGCTTGTTGAGCTTGAGTTTAGCGTTTGAGCTTGTTGAGCTTGAGTTTAGCGTTTGAGTTTGACGAGCTTGAGTTTGTTGAGCTTGGGTTTAGTGTTTGACAAGTTTGTTGAGTTTGACTGTTGAGTGAGACTGATGActtttgaattttgaatttgGGCCCAGATAACCTGAAAATCTCCGATTTCGGCTTGGCCACCGTCTTCAAGCACAACGGCCGGGAGCGGCTGCTCAACAAGATGTGCGGCACCCTGCCCTACGTGGCTCCCGAGCTGCTGCGGCGCCCCGAGTTCAGGGCCGAGCCTGTCGACGTCTGGGCTTGCGGCGTGGTGCTGACCGCCATGCTGGCCGGAGGTGGGCCGCCTGCCGTGTCTAGGGGACCTATATGCAGAAGGGGGTGTATGAGGTGTGTAAGGGGGGTAGGGGGTGCGTGGGGGGGATGCATGAGACACAGAGCAGACCCCTGGCACTCGAACCCGCTGCGGTCGTTGCCGCCAGGCTCTTGCACGCCGCGAGGCCTCACGTCGCGCCGCCTTCGCGCCCTTTTGCCCGTGGCCCGCTTTTAAAACCACACAGAACCGGTTTTTGTCGGCCCTCCTCGCAAACACTCATCCCTGCAAATCCTGCTGTGCCCCCTCCTTGGCTGCGGTTTTTCCCTCTCTCCgttctccccccgccccggtgcaGTAACGCGGTGGGTTTTCCCCTCCGGTAGAACTGCCCTGGGACCAGCCCAGCGATAGCTGCCAGGAGTACAGCGACTGGAAGGAGAGGAAAACCTACCTCCCGCCCTGGAAAAAGATCGATTCGGCACCTTTAGGTAAGCACGTGGCAGCCAGCGGCGCCCCATTCCGTGCGGGCGGGTGCCATTTTCCCCCCCGTTTTTTTTCCCTCGCTATTTTTCCCTCCTTCAGCTTTGCTGCACAAGATCCTGACGGAGAGCCCGACGGCGAGGATCACCATCCCTGACATCAAGAAGGACCGGTGGTACAGCAAACCCCTCAAAAAGGGTAAGTGGCCACCGGGGAACGCGCTCGTCCCCCCAGATttgtggggggggggcggttatTGGGTGTCTTGTCCCTTTGCAGGCGTCAAGCGGGCTCGTGTCTCCTCCGGAGGGGTCACCGACTCCCCCGGCGGCTTCTCCAAGCACGTCCGATCCGATACGGACTTCTCGCCAGTGAAGAGTGCGCTGGGGTGAGCCTCTGCTTCCTGCGCCCCCCCTGCTGCGCGCTCCGGCTCGCGAGTGCACGCTTGGGCTCTGCGAGTCGCCTCCTCGCTGTTtgcgctgccggggcggggggtgcaaGTAGGAGCTTTCCTGGACGTTTGCACGGGGTTTTTCATGCTGCGGGGCTTTGCAGGTCGCAGGGGTTTGCGTGCTGAGGGGCTTTCCCTGTGTTTTCACCGGGAGGTGGTTTGGTGGGAGCCGCGCGCCGGCCTGTGTTCCCCCCGCAAAAATCCCCGTGCGGTGCAAGTCACCTGCTCGAACGCCGCCCGCCTTCGGGGTCCCTCCTTCGTGGCAGCACCCCTAACGCCCCGTCtcaagccataggacaagagggaacagcctcaagctgcgccagggcagggtcagactggctcttaggaaggatttctttgcagaaggggctgttgggcgttggaatgggctgcccagggcagggggggagtccccatccctggaggggttgaagagtcgggttgagccagcgctgagggatctggtggagttgggaacggtcagggggaggttcatggttgggctggaggagcttcaagggcttttccaacctggatgattctgggattctctCCCCTTACGCCGCAGCGAGGAGAAGGCGAGCTACTCCACGTCGCAGCCGGAGCCCGGCACTGGTGGGGCGCTCTGGGAGAGCGGCGCGGCCACCATCGACAAACTGGTGCAGGGCATCAGCTTCTCCCAGCCCGCCTGCCCCGAGCACATGCTGGTCAACAGCCAGCTCCTCGGCACCCCCGGCTCCTCCCAGGTGCGTCGCCGTCGTTGGGGTGCAGCTTTTAGAGCAGATTTGGGGGGGTCGGGCTGCAACTTTGTGGCGTTTAGAATAGCAGCAGGCACCTTCGCAGCCCGGGGGACGCGGTCTCGCAGTGTTTTGCGTCTCAGGATGCAGCTTCACGAGGTTTATCACCTCAGGGCACAACCTTGTGATGTTTAGGGGGTAACTGCAGTATATAGGGAGCAGCCCCACAATACCAGGGATGTGGCTTTGCAGTGTTTATATCCTCTCAGGGTGCAACTCTGCATCGTTTATGGCATCACGATGCCACTTCGCAGTGTCTGAGATGCTGCTTCGTGACCTTTATGATGCCGGGATGCAGCGCTGCAGTATTTGGGATGCAGCTTTGCATCTAATTTGTAACATCAGGGTCCAACTTTGCAGCATTTATTATATCAGGGATGCAACTTTGCTTTATAGATATAAGATTAAGAAGCAGCGTCTCAATATTTATAATATTGCaataatatatttataatttgcAATATTGGGGATGCAGCTGTGCAGCGTTTTGCGTCTCAGGACGTGGCTTCATGATGTTTATCACCTCAGGGCAAAACCTGGCGATATTTGGGGGGCAGCTCCAGTGTGTAGAATATCAGGATGCGATTTTGCAGGGTTGGGGCTGCTGCTTTGCCGTATTTATAATATTTGGGGTGCAGCTTCGCGGTGTGTCTCGCGCAGCCTTGCAGCCTGGGAGGTGCAGCTCGCAGCCGTCACCATCAGGGGGTGCAGCTTTGCAATATTTACCCTCTTTAAGGGATTtttgcagagctggggctgcaccTTGGCGGGATTTACCACCTTTGCCGGATTTGTAACTTTTGCCACCGTTTTTGGGGGCCGGCAGAGCCCGTGGCAGCGGCTGGTGAAGCGGATGACGCGCTTCTTCACCAAACTGGACGCCGACGGCTCTTACCGCGCCCTGAAGGAGGTCTGTGAGAAGATGGGGTACGGCTGGAAGAAGAGCTGCACGAACCAGGTGGAGATCGGGGTGCAAAACCGTGGGGTTTGGGGTGCAAAATCGTAtcgtggggtggggggtgctgttGCATCTGTCAATAATTCGGGgatttccgcccccccccgccccggctttGCTGCCGTTTTGCCAGGTCACCATCTCGACCACGGACAGGAGGAACAACAAACTCATCTTCAAGGTGAACCTGGTGGAGATGGAGAGCAAGATTCTGGTGGATTTTCGCCTCTCCAAGGTGAGGTGGAGGGGGCTCAGGGTGGGCGCAGCACCCGCTGGGTGCACAGGGACTGTGGGGCGATGCAAGACGCTGTCTGGGGCGGTGCAAGGAGATGCAAAAACACCCCCCCGGCCTCTCCCCTCCGCAGGGCGACGGCCTGGAGTTCAAGAGGCATTTTCTGAAAATCAAGGGCAAGCTCAGCGACGTCGTCAGCACCCAGAAAGTCTGGCTGCCCACCACCTGAGCCCCCCCCACCTgcctcctccccttcttcctcttcctctccctcctcctggcggggctcctgcagcagcacccgAACGCTGTGACAGCGACCGACCGCGCGCTTCAGACTTTAAAGCTTCAATAAAGCCCTGGGCAGGATGAAGCGGTGCCGCTGGCTGCAAGGGGGAGGTTGCGATGGGTCCCATCCTGCTGCGGCCcatggagggtgctgggctggcttCGTGAGTGcacccagggtgctggggggggcccTGATGCAAACTGGGGGCCCTGGGGTGCTCCACAAACCAGCGATTTGGGATCAATCCCCCAGCCCCCATGTTATTTTCATCACTAAAAGGGGCGCTGGCCCCATTTTGCCTTGTTACACCCAATTAACCCTGTTTGGTCCAGCCCAGCCCTCCACCTGCAGCAGCGTTTTGCCCCAAACCCTGAGATTTGCGGCCAAAAATCCTCCTGAGGGATGCGAGGAGCTGCTCTGCATCGGTGTGATATAACCCGTTTTATTTCATATGTTGGGGGGTGTTCTAGTTGCAAgtacagcatttttattttttttaaaattttggggGGATCTTGACAAGCACGGGGCTCGTTCACTCTGAAACCTACTGGTGTCATTCACTCTGAAACCTGCTGATGGCGCAGCATTGCTCAGCCAGCATAAATCCCACTCCAGGCTCTCTGTCGAGCTGTGCAGCCCTAAACCAGCCCGTTACACCCCACCAGGGTTTAGGGGCTGaccccccccctcctgcccccccttcCTGCCCTGTCTCAGGGCATCAGCTGCCCTCATTTTCCAGCCTCTCTAATTGCTTTTCGGAAGGACTAACAAGCCGAGAGCTGCCAGGGGTTGTTAGTgctggagagggagaagagccagggattaaccccttccccccccccccaaaaaagagcatccccccccaaaaaaacccaccccagaGTGCAAACCCTGAGACATCTCTACAATTTCTCCCCAAAGCAGCATCAACGTTTAATTATGGGGTAGAAAAGACTTTTTACTcgtcttcccctttttttttttttagattttttaatATCCCTTTccctggcttcttttttttttttttttttttttt harbors:
- the CHEK1 gene encoding serine/threonine-protein kinase Chk1 isoform X1, producing the protein MAVPFVEDWDLVQTLGEGAYGEVQLAVNRRTEEAVAVKIVDMKRAADCPENIKKEICINKMLNHENVVKFYGHRREGATQYLFLEYCSGGELFDRIEPDIGMPEPEAQRFFQQLIAGVVYLHSIGITHRDLKPENLLLDERDNLKISDFGLATVFKHNGRERLLNKMCGTLPYVAPELLRRPEFRAEPVDVWACGVVLTAMLAGELPWDQPSDSCQEYSDWKERKTYLPPWKKIDSAPLALLHKILTESPTARITIPDIKKDRWYSKPLKKGKWPPGNALVPPDLWGGGGYWVSCPFAGVKRARVSSGGVTDSPGGFSKHVRSDTDFSPVKSALGEEKASYSTSQPEPGTGGALWESGAATIDKLVQGISFSQPACPEHMLVNSQLLGTPGSSQSPWQRLVKRMTRFFTKLDADGSYRALKEVCEKMGYGWKKSCTNQVTISTTDRRNNKLIFKVNLVEMESKILVDFRLSKGDGLEFKRHFLKIKGKLSDVVSTQKVWLPTT
- the CHEK1 gene encoding serine/threonine-protein kinase Chk1 isoform X2; this encodes MAVPFVEDWDLVQTLGEGAYGEVQLAVNRRTEEAVAVKIVDMKRAADCPENIKKEICINKMLNHENVVKFYGHRREGATQYLFLEYCSGGELFDRIEPDIGMPEPEAQRFFQQLIAGVVYLHSIGITHRDLKPENLLLDERDNLKISDFGLATVFKHNGRERLLNKMCGTLPYVAPELLRRPEFRAEPVDVWACGVVLTAMLAGELPWDQPSDSCQEYSDWKERKTYLPPWKKIDSAPLALLHKILTESPTARITIPDIKKDRWYSKPLKKGVKRARVSSGGVTDSPGGFSKHVRSDTDFSPVKSALGEEKASYSTSQPEPGTGGALWESGAATIDKLVQGISFSQPACPEHMLVNSQLLGTPGSSQSPWQRLVKRMTRFFTKLDADGSYRALKEVCEKMGYGWKKSCTNQVTISTTDRRNNKLIFKVNLVEMESKILVDFRLSKGDGLEFKRHFLKIKGKLSDVVSTQKVWLPTT